A region of the Amphiprion ocellaris isolate individual 3 ecotype Okinawa chromosome 22, ASM2253959v1, whole genome shotgun sequence genome:
AAGCAGGCAGAGGTGAGAAAAGATGAGAAGCTCACCTGTTTACTTTGGCAGTGAAGACTGAGCAGGCAAACAGCCAGTAGCTTGTCACTTCTGCCAGCGGATCCTGCAGTTGTGTCGCCTCACATGTGAGCGAATCGATGCAATCCATGCAGAAAACCTACCTGGCACTGCACTTAACATGACGAGCGCAGGGTCAGGGGAATGTTTCAGGATCCGTCCCGCCTGGAGGAGCTTTACGTAAATTACCGGCAGCGCTGCTTTGACATCAATCACATTCATGTGGAATAACTGATTGTGTCACTGAGAGAAGACTTTATTTGATGAATATCTCAAggattctgtgttgttttccttgtttgtatttgttccAGCTCACACCAGTTTAGAAGCTGTCTCTCAAAGTCTTCTGCACACACCTGAACGCACCACGGGAAATGCAATTAAGTAGTGACAGTCAAACATCACAGCAGCTACTTGAAGATTTACAAGTTACAAATTCATTCTACGCCCCAGGAAAAAGTTGTCTTCTTATTGGAaggaaattagaaaaataagCAAATGCATGATTAGTTATTTTAGATATATGTTGTTACTGCTGGGTTGCATTAAAACAGAGATTCATAGATAAACAgtcaacacagacagacagatagtgGAAACATCTGTGGCTGCACCCACCTTTGGCACACTGAGCAGCATGTAAATAAGTGTTGCTACTTTACCTTTCATCACGCAGTAAAATTACAACATGAAACCAGGACACTGCACTTGTTTGGCAGAGTCTCAACTCACTTTGAAGTACGCGAGCGGTGGTAAATATGAACAGCAAAGCAACATGTGTCATTTTGACTGCAGAGGcctgatgtttttttaatgatcgGCTTTTGATTGCTTTTGACAATCAGATTGTTTGAGGTTGTTTTACTGGAGCAAATGACAGCTTAATACCGAATACCATGCCGGGAATGAGACATAACCCAAACCAAATGACATGCTGCATGCTGGTTGCTTTCTTTTTATATGGGCGTGTGCGTTTGGAAGGCAGAGAGTtaacaggaaatgtggggagaGAAAAATGTGAGGTGACAGTAAACAAAGGTACGTGGAGCTGGATTTTATGCAGTGTCATATGAGCACCCAGAACCTTCAACATGCCCCAGTGATCATCAGCACATTAAGACCCTGATGCACGTAGATCTCAATTGGTTCATTTTCCTTTAGTGTGATAAACTGGAGGTAAATGTTAACATACTGCAGAGATTAactgaaaaaatgttgcattatcATCATTCATTTCTGGCTTTGGTCTTGAACACATCACACTGCTAGACCAATCAGGGTTCAGCATTGTGTTGGAGCTGTTTCTTCTAGGTTCATGCTATATTCCAGCCTTATGTACGATAAACTACAGTAATTTAACCCACTGGTTATATAGACCCTAAATGCAACACCTTGTTCATCTCAGTATGTCAGATATGCATGGAAGTGTATGTGTCTACATGTAAGAATATGTGCTGATACATGTATGGACATGAATGTTATgtatatgaatatttttatgaTATACAGTACACCGCAAGACTGTAACTTGTTTGCTGCCAGAGATTTTCCCACACCGTTTATAGCATAGCATCTATCCATTTACATCTCCGGGTTTGCTAAACCAGTATCTACAATGTTGCAAATCAATAAGCAGCACTGCTTTATGGGCTTTTATATGACAATTTTATCATctaaggaggatttttttttttttatgtgatgaCAAACTTTTGGTAGATTTAATTAACTGGATTCATCAACTTTAATCTATAAAAAAACTACATATACTATGAGTGTACActcagtgtgtatgtgtatgtttgtTCATGTGAGACATGTACATGTGTGGGCTGTGACAACATATTTACCCATGTGGAAATGAAGGTTATCGACAGTATATAGCTATTCATAGAACACTGGTTTCGCAGTCTCACATCCAAGATATCAATGTACTCTACTATGTTATGCAAGCTGTGTCGAgtgaaagaagaaaattaaacttGACATGCTGGTATTCTGAAACAACCATGGATCTTTTACCACATTGTCTACAGCATGTGTATATTCCCCTTGTGAGCAGTGCTTCATTTCATTTGTGTATTGTGAAATAATAGGGACTGTTGCACCAAAAACCAAGAAGAATTTAGTAATGCATATTGAtatctttcatttttctgttttccatgTGAGTGAAGTAAATACTCAGAACCCTGCTACCATAAAATCCTTGGTTTTCAGGATATAAAGTGTCATTTGGGAAACAAGAGCCTAtgtaaaaacaagccaaaaaaaatGATATGATAAATAATACAGAGTCTTTAGAAAttgtcactgaatggtttgttttagctgttttgttgcagttttttttaaaagaagacttAAATTGTATATGTTGACAGGCTAAATATGGCTCTTCCCACTGTGTTCCTTCCCCTCATCACCTAAATATGGATTCATCTGTGGCAGTGCATGCAGGGCAGGGGGAGGAGACTGCAGGGTCCTGTGCAGACGGGGAAAGTCCCCAATTATGTGGTAAATCTAGAGAGTGGttgtgatatttattcttattgCCCAAAGAACTTGGCATTTATGAGACTTACCACAAGCACATTCCCCACAGCACAGGCAAACTTCAGGCTCTTTGCACCGGCTCAATCAGATGAAAtagctgctgctggtgattTATAGTTGAGTTTGGAAGAAAGTCTCTAGTGGCCCTGCTTATTTAATTCAGGTgctccttcaaaaaaaaaaaaaagaaagaaagaagttaATTATGTTTATGGTAGCTCATTTTTGAAAAGGTTGTTGAATATGTCAAATTTTCcacagctgtgaaaaacactgcagtgtgtttccaaGTGGAGGAGGATACGTTTGATGTGTTGATGTTAGGAAGATAATCAAAACAAATTTATCTAGGGATCTAGATATTACAGAAGATAGATTTTATGTCAAGTTTCCAGTCAAGagtgtttccttttaaaatcagaaatctTGAATACGCTCTGCCTCCAGCACTCCACAAAGGTCAATTGACTGCACTCTGTGCTTAAAAGGTGTGATTTGGCTCGACTGGACGTGCATTGTATGTAATCAGCATGGAGTCGAAATGTAAGGGCAAAAAAAGAGAATGCACACAAGTTGCAATGCCTCTCACACGCAGCAGGGGTGACTGGATTTTCAGTGCCTTCACAGGGCACAATTTATGGCCATTATGGTGGTCTATTTCTAGCTATAGTGATGGATTCTGCTCAATTATTGTCCATTATGGAGAAAGATGGCTGCACAAGCAGGCCAGAAATCACTGGTTCCTGCTGCAGTTACATTGAAATCATCTCTGTATGTTCAGCTCAGCCAAAAGTAACCTAAACTGgaattcagttgttttgtgattaattaatgtAGTCATTTCTAACCATTTTTGCCTGTGATGCCTGAATAAACAGCCATACTTGTGGCCCTTTACAACAGATTTCCTTCTTTccgttttttttacattttaatattttcagagGCCAAAAAGATACAGGATTCCActtttgaaaaacaacacagattacaagaaataaatatatgaataattAGAGGATCATTGTCATTTTCTTCACAAGTAAGCAAGTATAAAACGTTCCCACAATgttacatgataacaaaggacTGCTTTTAGGAACATTTCCAATACGAAAAATATCTGGGGACTAAAATATAACTTAACGCTGAAAACATTATTATAACTTTGTCAGAATGTTTGTAGaaccacattttttttagctgaaatgCGACAGGATTTTCCTAAATGTACTTAAATACTAAGCTTCACTGACTCTACACTCTAATACAAGAACAATGTTGTTTCTCAGCTTCTGTTTTCTGCCTGCATCTTCAACTGATGAAGATACTCACTGATTTTTCATCATATTATTTTATGCGTCACCATGAAGTGCATATCCTGAAAAACCTACTGTTTAGTTTTCAACTAACTCATGGTACTAATGTTAGCTCGATCAGCTAGGTACAGCTGATCAGATTCTCCAGCAGCAGATGTCATTGCAGCCTTTAAAATCAATGGTTGCCAACTTGGAATGGGAAGTTTGCTCTGGTCTACAACTATCTGCAACaatggatccatccatccattagatATATCTGCTTTATCCTGCACAAGGTCAGACTCACAGTCAGACCTAAGGCCAGTTTAGAATCACCTGCATGTCTATGTACTATAGTAGAGTGCTGGATGGCCTGGAAAAAGCCCACATAGTGACAGAAAGAACATGCAACAACCCAGAACTTCTTGTTGTGAGGCTGCAGTGCAAACCACTGCAGCACCATGCAACCAGTTACCATGACTCtattaatttaaacatttaatgattCTTTTTATTGTAATCCTGCCAATATTATCACTGTGAACCGATAGTTGTCCAACAATCTTCCTGCACTCTGGTCCTGACCCATACAGTAAACTTTATTCAATAAGTAAACCCTCTTTAGCCATCATCCTGCTTTCAATATATTTATGTCTAAATAATGGAGAAGAATCGGGAAATAGAGGGCGAGTTCCTATTATTCCTGGCATCGGGGCGCTGCAGTGGCTGTCGTCTTGCCAGAGCTCAGGCTGGCAGTCAGCACAAACTGGAGGTAATTGAGAGAAGTCCCAGCCAGTTGCACAGGGGGGCCTCCACAGGCCTCTGAATGCCACCACAGCCCCCAGCGGACATTAATCAAAATCCCCGATCAATAACTTCTCAAGTGCTAATAAGCACTGGCACATTTCGTGATATGTGAGCCCCTTCATCATTTCAACTACCCAGAGATTTATAGGAAATCCATTGTTAGGTCCAAAGTATGAGGTAATGTAGCACTTAGTAAATGAAGTAAAACCAAAAGCCTAGGGTGAtttgtatttcatttacaaAGGACATGTCTAATCATTAGGAGCTCCATCTCTCTGAAAAGCAACCAAACGGCTGTAATGATGGCTGTGTTCTTTTATAGCTTACTTACTCAGCAATGACGCAGGAGATAACAGCAAATAGTAAAGCCTCGCTGTCCTCCACTCCTGACTGGTTCACTCCCAGAGAGCCATGGGGGAGTCCTATGCACCGCAGAGTGATTAAAGTCATGTTAGGGAAGCATTATGGGTCAAGTCATAAAATAATTTGATTTCTGTCCTCCTCCACTGTCTCCTATCAAAGTGATTGGTCTCCTGGTCATCTCACTGGCTGACATAATTGTTAATTAACCATTATGGGCTGCCCTCTCTCATCTATATCTCACAGCAATTACTCATTTGCCAACAATGCAGTATATCAGACTGCATGATGTATGGATGCAGACTGGTTTTATGAGTACAAAACTGACTCaatattgtgaaaatgttgTGCGTTTACTCACATGTAAAGAGGCTTATTTAGTCAAGTGTCAATTAGCATCATGTCAACTTCATGTGATTTTCTTTACAGGTGCTTTAGTTTGAAATCTTGCCAGCTGTACTTCACTGAGCACCAAGACATATGCATGAGCACTGAAGAGCTGAcagactgtttttcttttcaaccTGTTGTCAGTGCAAATTTGCAAAGTAGTTCCCcgcactgctttttttttttttaggttttttttttcaacctttCGCTTAAGTCATCAACTCTTTGCACGTCAAGGTGAGTTGTCTTTTCAAAAATACCACAGATCAGGTAAAGAGGTCCAGGGGGaagaaagttaaataaaaagctCTTTAAAATGGTATTcataaagaaaaagacaaacagtgtCCCTGTTGAAAATAAAAGCGCGCACTAAAATCCATTCTGATGACAGTTGGAAGAATGCAGGCTTTATGGGGGACTTGAGCCCCATCTTTGCCGTATCTTTTAAGCATGATTATTTacttaaaacaacaaaccaaaGCTCCAAGTCTGGCATTGTGGACGGCAGGCCTTTGATTGAGCTCTGAGCTTGAATTCTTAACTAATAAATTGTTCCATGCCTTTGTCTGAGGCATTAACAGCAGTGGTCTACGTTTTTCTTGCCCTAATCTCAAGAATGTGGCAGCCTCTTGAGAAGCTCAGGGGTTTCCTCCTCTCCCAGAGCCAGGTCTTCACTTTGTTTTCTTAGAGGACTCCCTGGATTGACGGGCCTCACCGTTAGCCCTCTCCTCGGCCATCTGTTTTCACCGATTCTGACTGAGCACATCAAAGTCAATCAAGGctgcaaagcattttaaaagtcGTACACCCCCGCCCTGCATGTGAGAAATAAAGCAAACTTTTCATCAGGCTCACAAAAAGAGACGGTTTGTactgcgtgtttgtgtgtatggTTTTCCATGTAAGGGTGACCTGGGAGGGATCCCTGAGCTCACAGCACAGGTATGAGCAGCTTAGCTTTGTTCAGCGCCTGCTCTGACGACAGCTCGGTGACTCACCTAGACGCTAACCTCCTTTGGTCAGGTTCCAACTAATCACCAACAACTCCCtgacaataaaataatcattagtgaGAATGACACACGTAGTTTTCAAAGAGCAGAATTGTGTTTGCGTGGTGATAGAAGGGGATCGACGTAGAAAACTTTGTGAAGTAGTGGTAGACAAAGTGATCAGATCtttttctgaaataaacaaaacagatttttacagttgTGCAGACCTATTTCACTAAAATCCATGCATTTCATGTaaagtaaatcagtaaaacataATTAGAAATAAATGTGCTTGTTATTCAAGaatattatttgattatttttattgcagcaTAAATCTGTAAGCGGTATCTTAAGTtggcaaaacattttttacattttattttgttgggCAGTTTAATCTGCAAGAATCCATAATGCCTTGCCTGGAAAGTATATCTGACTGGTCAGTGCACAGTGGTGGAATAAAAAAGGGAATATTTTTCTCACAAATATAGTGAGGCAGAggtaaatacaaaaattaaagtaAAGACCCCAAAGTTCTCcatattttatgtgattttatgatttatagGAAAGTTAGATGGGGAAAGGGAgcaatgatgattttattttggttaATAAATGAGTAGATTTCTTTTCTCTGTGACTTCACAAACTTGTTAACTCAATattatttaagtttttaaattctacataaaaatcattaaaagtaATGCAGCACGAGTAAAAGGACTTAGAGTCCACATAGTAGTTTAACATAGAGAAAATATATGATATTACATAAGTCACAGTTTCTGCGGGCATTTAAAGTAGTACTTAATTGTGTAATTATTACATAAAGACATCAAATATATCACAGTTgaattttttggtgtttttcagcGGAGGAGAGACTAATTTCTcagctcagccaatcagaggcagtGATGAAGCGCCGTGGCGCTGACGTGTGAAGGAGGCGGGGACTGGTAACCTGGTAACCGCTCTAACAGTGCTGATAGGATGGCGATGCGGAAGGTTTGGATTTCAGCTCTCTTTCTGCCCAGTTTGTCAGTTTCTTCGTACAAAACTATGtactgttttgaaaaaaaaacggACAGATAAGTTGTCCTCTCGTCTGTGTATTTAGTTTTTAGAGTTTATTTGACTTAATTAACTGTAGAGTTGACGCTAGTATTGTTAGAAAGTAAAGTTCGTCTGTGTTACACCTGCTAACTCGGCTTAATTAATTAGtacctgtgtcatttctgctcCACGCCGCTCTACTAACGGTAAAATAATGACCAACAAACAATTCATTTTAGTGTAAAATAAGGCTAGAATTGACTTATCTTATGGAAGCCAGCAAACAGACGAGGCTTTTTGTGACGGTTTTATAAGTTTCTTAACACTAATGGCTACATTAGTGAATTATCTTTAGCATTAAAACATTTCTCAGTCGACCATAGATAAAGTTAAGTTATGCCTGCGTTTGACTATTGTTTGAGGCAGACAGTATGGTTCAGAAggcatttatttctgtgtattgCTTTTTAATCATTCCAACTGAGATAAACGAGTCTACATTTGCTGCTTTGCCCAAGTTATAACTTCAGCCTCATTTAATATAACTACAGCagtgaatgtatttttacagaaagtgaAGTCTAAAGAGAGCAACAAATTGGTGATCGCATCAGTTGCCTTTCAAGACCACATAACACGGAGCCTGCTGCATCCAGATTTGTCGCTTTCTGACCCTTTCCCGAGACATATCAGAAAAACATCCAGAGATGCCCACGCAAGAGAAAGAGTGAAGGGTCCGCAAAGACGAGAtggacaaggagagagagaatatGTGCTTGATCCTGATCCACCTTCTTTAATGTTAGGTATAGAGCCAACACTCAGGGTTTTGCTTTCATATGTGGTTTATAGATGTAGAatcagtatttttctgtttttttaagctCAGAGGTTGGGTTTGGTGGCCTCCCCTGGAGAGAGACTGACAGAGGATGAATGGGCTCAGGTCAAGGCGAGGTCTGTTCAGCAGGAGGAATCAGCTCAGCCCTGTGCAATATGCAGGGAGGAGTTTCGCCTTCAGCCTCAGGTATTCCCCAACACAGTTGCTACTGTTAAATCTCTGTGAGAgagttctttttttccttcttttttaaagcatgttttTAGTGTTCTGTGTCTGTCCTCAAAGAAACCTGTGTTTCCGAATACACACAtgggcacagacacacacacacaaagcatcCCCGCCCCCCTCTTTCCCTGCAGTTCCTGTATGTTCTAATCTGTGTAGACAACTGTACAAATTTACCCATACTGCCTTGGAACTCAACTGTGACGTGATGATGTAGCAATCAGTGTGTTACTGTGAGGGTCATTCAGTCTTTTACACCTTTCCGATCCCCTTTTAAGATGCCAATCTCCTCAAGAATGCGGGACTAGAATAGGCGGCCTCACAAAGCACAGTTGCCATAGATGCACgtgtaaatattagtttgactcaggcgagagaaaaaaaagttaattagaGCCTGCTAACAAGGGAAAGTGACAAGAGGGAATCTTTGTTGATTTGGCATTTTCCTGCAAGCCTTCATATTGTAACAATGCAATTGTGCCACAATCTTGTGTTGCTTTGAAGCATTAATATGACAGTTAAAATGCTTACAGCAGCAGTTGTTCTGAATCAGTTGTGTAGACTGTATTATTGCTTCTCTATCTAGCTCATATTATTTTAATTCTAACCAGAGGTTGTTTGTAATAGGCTACGATTGAAATAGAAAAATCTCCTCTGCTTTCTTtcgtttttttatttcacttctgAATTGAACATCTGACTATAAACTGTAGCTTGTAGCCTTAAAGCACAGAGAGATGGGAAATTTCTCTTCAGTTGAATGGCTTGTGGAGTTCCTGGAAATTGTACACTGCAGGGGGCCCTTTCACTGGTGATGGAGTGTGTTGGTCAGGCCAAAAACAATGGGAAATCAATATGCCTCCCCCTTGCCCTCTAGAGGTCTGAGTAAACTGGTTTGTGTGCCAAGCCCCATAGCTTCAGTTGTCTCCTTTCAGACGATAAAAGAGTCCCTCTCACAGGTAGAAGGAGGCTATAGTCCGGGTCCCAGTTGGCCCACTGGGGGTCATGCTGACTCCCTCTATCCTCTTGGCAAATAACACTGAAAGGCACATACAGACATTCACATATGTGCATGGATACACACAGATTTAGCTGAAGCCTCACATACTATATGTACACATGCTGTGTACTGTATTTAAGCTTTCCTAACCACAAAACAATGCTAAAACCAATACATGTTTAGCATCCTCATGGCAGTAGACATGGCAACCCACGCATTCAAAGTTTGGAATCTAAACTGGAAGATTTGTTTAGATGCTGCTGCTTCTTAATTTATTGCATATGTCCTCACTGTCCTTTTTCAGGTGTTGCTGTCTTGCTCTCACGTTTTCCACAGAGCATGTCTGCAGGCTTTTGAGAGGTTTTCTGGGAGGAAGTGCTGCCCGATGTGCAGAAGAGATCAATATGAAACACGGGTGATCCACGATGCAGCTCACCTTTTCAGACATCAGTGCGCCACCAGGTACAGACACGAAACCAGAaattatatgtatgtatatgttatatgtatatgtatgtatatatatatatatatatatatatatatatatatatatatatatatatatatatatatatatatatatatatatatatatatataatgcatTATATCAGCAACATTTCAGCACATAGAAGACCATCAAATTACATAATCGCTGAAACAAATATGGGTTAAATGTACTGTAAAAATGGATGATAGAAGAAGGGgaatatctttttatttattttgcatattttattacaAGCTATCCATTATAAATTAGAGGCATGATCAAATTGTACATACTATAGTTTATAGTAATCCTCATGTCCTGTCCTACATAGGACA
Encoded here:
- the rnf32 gene encoding RING finger protein 32, with translation MAMRKKVKSKESNKLVIASVAFQDHITRSLLHPDLSLSDPFPRHIRKTSRDAHARERVKGPQRRDGQGEREYVLDPDPPSLMLAQRLGLVASPGERLTEDEWAQVKARSVQQEESAQPCAICREEFRLQPQVLLSCSHVFHRACLQAFERFSGRKCCPMCRRDQYETRVIHDAAHLFRHQCATRIQAYWRGYIARKWYRHINRTTCPKDKNLRRKFFEARLQELNDSFVRYCHTDTEAFLSDIDRSLSSSRRVFQQLERKSISEPQENDWDRIKSQIIQRGVWDCPICLTALCNPSIPTQPDESNPQQRRRTVLLSCSHLFHQLCLEAFETFAAFTEDRRPTCPLCRSAYHKKLI